The Drosophila innubila isolate TH190305 chromosome 3R unlocalized genomic scaffold, UK_Dinn_1.0 2_E_3R, whole genome shotgun sequence genome has a segment encoding these proteins:
- the LOC117791399 gene encoding uncharacterized protein LOC117791399, translated as MSTLLNFSLTMLLFTLLTLRENAAYPYSYNIPMSNRADVANTATTPQLISKLLVQSPALDNVYMDYLVTSKPLNLRKYNNKTKKTKKDSKIYFIPIPPLPYRYIPGIGYDYQPMKIKPIVQESTTEKPHHGNGNRITVPTTGIPSTPMPAQSKLFHVQHHKEYYFNGRPFRLQAAHAGRKSSLTPLNLKSRFYYNKNIIY; from the coding sequence ATGTCTACTCTGTTGAATTTTTCCCTGACAATGCTGCTGTTTACCCTGCTTACACTCAGAGAAAATGCGGCTTATCCCTACTCTTACAACATTCCCATGTCCAATAGGGCGGATGTTGCCAATACTGCCACGACCCCACAACTGATTAGCAAGCTGTTGGTGCAATCCCCCGCACTGGATAATGTGTATATGGATTATTTGGTAACCTCGAAGCCACTCAACCTGcgtaaatacaacaacaaaacaaagaaaaccaaaaaggactcgaaaatttactttatacCTATACCTCCACTGCCATATCGCTATATTCCTGGCATCGGTTACGATTATCAGCCCATGAAAATTAAGCCCATTGTACAAGAGTCGACAACGGAGAAGCCTCACCATGGGAATGGAAACCGCATAACCGTTCCCACGACAGGCATTCCCTCGACTCCAATGCCGGCACAGAGTAAACTGTTCCATGTCCAACATCACAAGGAGTACTACTTCAATGGACGTCCCTTCCGACTACAGGCGGCGCATGCCGGTCGAAAATCCTCACTGACGCCACTTAATCTCAAATCAAGATtttactacaataaaaatattatttattga